The following coding sequences are from one Lemur catta isolate mLemCat1 chromosome 16, mLemCat1.pri, whole genome shotgun sequence window:
- the SERPINB12 gene encoding serpin B12 isoform X2, producing MDGLVAANTKFCFDLFHKISRDDYRKNIFFCPLSLSAALGMVRLGARNNSAHQIDEVLHFSEISQTESKEPDPCLKSNKQEDGSSNDENALLGCYFGKLLCKLDRIKTDYTLSIANRLYGEQEFPICQEYTDGVIQFYHTTIESVDFRKHTEKSREEINYWVESQSQGKIKELFSKDTINDATVLVLVNAVYFKAKWEKYFDCENTVDALFFLNENEKKNVKMMTQKGQYRIGFIEELKAQILEMRYTKGELSMFVLLPSYSEDNLKGLEELERKVSYEKIVAWSSSENMYENMVAVSFPQFTLEDSYDLNSILQDMGITDIFDETRADLTGISPTPNLYLSKIVHKTFVEVDENGSEAAAASGVVGMEKSMSSCVEFNVCRPFLFFIRHNKTQTILFYGRVCSP from the exons ATGGATGGTCTTGTTGCAGCAAACACCAAATTTTGCTTTGATCTTTTCCACAAGATAAGCAGAGATGATTATcgtaaaaatatctttttctgtcctcTGAGCCTCTCGGCTGCCCTTGGTATGGTCCGCCTGGGAGCTAGAAACAACAGCGCACATCAGATCGATGAA GTACTACACTTCAGTGAAATTTCTCAGACTGAAAGCAAAGAACCCGACCCCTGTCTGAAAAGCAATAAACAGGAAGA TGGT TCCTCAAATGATGAGAATGCACTGCTTGGCTGCTACTTCGGGAAGCTTCTCTGCAAATTAGACAGGATCAAAACTGATTACACCCTGAGCATTGCCAATCGGCTTTATGGAGAGCAGGAATTCCCCATCTGTCAG GAATATACAGATGGTGTGATTCAGTTTTACCACACGACCATTGAAAGTGTTGATTTCCGGAAACACACTGAAAAGTCCAGAGAAGAGATTAACTACTGGGTTGAATCTCAGTCTCAAG GTAAAATCAAGGAACTCTTCAGCAAGGACACTATTAATGATGCGACTGTGCTGGTGCTGGTGAATGCTGTTTACTTTAAGGCCAAATGGGAAAAATACTTTGACTGTGAAAACACAGTTGATgcacttttctttctaaatgag aatgaaaagaagaatgtgAAGATGATGACTCAGAAAGGTCAGTATAGAATTGGCTTCATAGAGGAGCTGAAGGCACAGATCCTCGAGATGAGATACACCAAGGGGGAGCTCAGCATGTTCGTCCTGCTGCCGTCTTACTCGGAAGATAACCTGAAGGGTCTGGAAGAG CTTGAAAGGAAAGTCTCCTATGAAAAAATAGTGGCCTGGAGCAGCTCAGAAAACATGTATGAAAATATGGTAGCTGTGTCCTTCCCCCAGTTTACCCTGGAAGACAGCTACGATCTCAATTCTATTCTACAAGACATGGGCATCACGGATATCTTTGATGAAACGAGGGCTGATCTTACTGGAATCTCTCCAACTCCCAATTTGTATTTGTCAAAAATTGTCCACAAGACCTTTGTGGAGGTGGATGAAAATGGCTCAGAGGCAGCAGCGGCAAGCGGGGTTGTCGGCATGGAAAAGTCAATGTCATCGTGCGTGGAGTTTAATGTCTGCcgcccttttctctttttcatcagacacaacaaaacccaaaccatTCTCTTCTATGGAAGGGTCTGCTCTCCTTGA
- the SERPINB12 gene encoding serpin B12 isoform X1 translates to MDGLVAANTKFCFDLFHKISRDDYRKNIFFCPLSLSAALGMVRLGARNNSAHQIDEVLHFSEISQTESKEPDPCLKSNKQEELGDSSLEGQKKTTESLSQQAESSNDENALLGCYFGKLLCKLDRIKTDYTLSIANRLYGEQEFPICQEYTDGVIQFYHTTIESVDFRKHTEKSREEINYWVESQSQGKIKELFSKDTINDATVLVLVNAVYFKAKWEKYFDCENTVDALFFLNENEKKNVKMMTQKGQYRIGFIEELKAQILEMRYTKGELSMFVLLPSYSEDNLKGLEELERKVSYEKIVAWSSSENMYENMVAVSFPQFTLEDSYDLNSILQDMGITDIFDETRADLTGISPTPNLYLSKIVHKTFVEVDENGSEAAAASGVVGMEKSMSSCVEFNVCRPFLFFIRHNKTQTILFYGRVCSP, encoded by the exons ATGGATGGTCTTGTTGCAGCAAACACCAAATTTTGCTTTGATCTTTTCCACAAGATAAGCAGAGATGATTATcgtaaaaatatctttttctgtcctcTGAGCCTCTCGGCTGCCCTTGGTATGGTCCGCCTGGGAGCTAGAAACAACAGCGCACATCAGATCGATGAA GTACTACACTTCAGTGAAATTTCTCAGACTGAAAGCAAAGAACCCGACCCCTGTCTGAAAAGCAATAAACAGGAAGAGCTGGGTGACAGCTCTCTGGAAggacagaaaaaaacaacagaatctCTGAGTCAGCAG GCTGAGTCCTCAAATGATGAGAATGCACTGCTTGGCTGCTACTTCGGGAAGCTTCTCTGCAAATTAGACAGGATCAAAACTGATTACACCCTGAGCATTGCCAATCGGCTTTATGGAGAGCAGGAATTCCCCATCTGTCAG GAATATACAGATGGTGTGATTCAGTTTTACCACACGACCATTGAAAGTGTTGATTTCCGGAAACACACTGAAAAGTCCAGAGAAGAGATTAACTACTGGGTTGAATCTCAGTCTCAAG GTAAAATCAAGGAACTCTTCAGCAAGGACACTATTAATGATGCGACTGTGCTGGTGCTGGTGAATGCTGTTTACTTTAAGGCCAAATGGGAAAAATACTTTGACTGTGAAAACACAGTTGATgcacttttctttctaaatgag aatgaaaagaagaatgtgAAGATGATGACTCAGAAAGGTCAGTATAGAATTGGCTTCATAGAGGAGCTGAAGGCACAGATCCTCGAGATGAGATACACCAAGGGGGAGCTCAGCATGTTCGTCCTGCTGCCGTCTTACTCGGAAGATAACCTGAAGGGTCTGGAAGAG CTTGAAAGGAAAGTCTCCTATGAAAAAATAGTGGCCTGGAGCAGCTCAGAAAACATGTATGAAAATATGGTAGCTGTGTCCTTCCCCCAGTTTACCCTGGAAGACAGCTACGATCTCAATTCTATTCTACAAGACATGGGCATCACGGATATCTTTGATGAAACGAGGGCTGATCTTACTGGAATCTCTCCAACTCCCAATTTGTATTTGTCAAAAATTGTCCACAAGACCTTTGTGGAGGTGGATGAAAATGGCTCAGAGGCAGCAGCGGCAAGCGGGGTTGTCGGCATGGAAAAGTCAATGTCATCGTGCGTGGAGTTTAATGTCTGCcgcccttttctctttttcatcagacacaacaaaacccaaaccatTCTCTTCTATGGAAGGGTCTGCTCTCCTTGA